A genomic window from Melopsittacus undulatus isolate bMelUnd1 chromosome 7, bMelUnd1.mat.Z, whole genome shotgun sequence includes:
- the LOC101870360 gene encoding olfactory receptor 1020-like — protein sequence MVEDNYTSPSEFILLGLTNREDLRVMCFVLFLVIYVVTFIGNLGVIALIRMDSCLHTPMYFFLSHLSLLDVCYSSTIIPQALLNVLVEKKVISFTRCATQLFSFATCATTECYVLAAMAYDRYMAICNPLLYSTVMSQRLCIGMLAGAYLAGVISSTIHTVSIFCLPFCRSKMINHFFCDGPPLLALSCSDTHAIEVMVSAVVGFNVLSTTVFILISYLSVLSTVMRMPTVAGRRKAFSTCASHFISIALYYGSSLFMYLRPSSKQSSKHDKVVSMLYSVAVPMLNPLIYSLRNVDMKKAMRKAKSRVHSWFLVS from the coding sequence ATGGTTGAAGATAACTATACATCCCCCTCTGAGTTTATTCTCCTGGGCCTCACAAACAGGGAAGACCTGCGGGTGATGTGCTTTGTCTTATTCCTTGTCATCTATGTAGTTACCTTCATAGGAAACCTGGGAGTGATTGCATTAATCAGAATGGATTCATGCCTacacacccccatgtacttcttcctcagcCACTTGTCTCTCCTGGATGTCTGCTACTCCTCTACCATCATCCCACAAGCCTTGCTGAATGTTCTAGTGGAGAAGAAGGTGATTTCCTTCACTAGGTGTGCCACTCAGCTCTTCTCCTTTGCAACCTGTGCCACCACTGAGTGCTATGTGCTGGCCGCTATGGCTTACGATCGCTACATGGCCATTTGTAACCCCCTTCTCTACTCCACAGTCATGTCCCAGAGGCTTTGCATTGGGATGTTGGCTGGTGCCTACTTAGCTGGCGTGATCAGCTCTACCATACACACGGTTTCCATATTTTGTCTCCCATTCTGTCGGTCCAAGATGATCAATCACTTCTTCTGTGATGGACCACCCCTGCTagccctctcctgctctgacaCCCATGCCATTGAGGTGATGGTTTCTGCTGTGGTGGGGTTCAATGTACTGAGCACCACggtcttcatcctcatctcctaCTTGTCGGTCCTTTCCACTGTCATGCGGATGCCGACTGTGGCTGGTCGACGCAAAGCTTTCTCCACCTGTGCCTCTCACTTCATCTCCATTGCTTTGTATTATGGCAGCTCCCTCTTCATGTACCTGCGCCCCAGCTCCAAACAGTCCTCGAAGCATGACAAGGTGGTCTCCATGCTGTACTCTGTGGCTGTCCCCATGCTGAACCCCCTCATCTATAGCTTAAGAAACGTGGATATGAAGAAGGCcatgaggaaagcaaaaagtaGAGTCCATTCATGGTTCCTAGTCAGCTGA